One Micromonospora sp. WMMD812 genomic window carries:
- the nadE gene encoding ammonia-dependent NAD(+) synthetase: MTDAATAGRTRRHIARDLGVDTAFDAAREIERRVGFLADTLAGTGTTALVLAISGGVDSTTAGRLCHLAVQRARDTGREAVFVAMRLPYGVQHDEHDAQTALAFIRPDRTLTVDIAPASDASLRTLLAGGLAVPDVHQRDFVLGNIKARQRMIAQYAVAGALGGLVVGTDHAAEAVTGFFTKHGDGAADVVPLAGLTKRRVRAIARALGAPDALVRKTPTADLESLRPGKPDEQVFGFTYDDIDDFLEGGAVDEVVSRAILDRYRATVHKRHLPLPPGNGST; the protein is encoded by the coding sequence GTGACCGACGCCGCGACCGCCGGGCGAACCCGCCGGCACATCGCCCGCGACCTGGGGGTCGACACCGCCTTCGACGCCGCTCGGGAGATCGAGCGGCGGGTCGGATTCCTCGCCGACACGCTGGCCGGCACCGGGACCACCGCGCTGGTGCTGGCCATCAGCGGCGGGGTCGACTCGACCACCGCCGGCAGGCTGTGCCACCTCGCGGTCCAGAGAGCGCGGGACACCGGACGCGAAGCCGTCTTCGTCGCCATGCGGCTGCCCTACGGCGTCCAGCACGACGAGCACGACGCCCAGACCGCGCTGGCGTTCATCCGCCCCGACCGGACCCTGACCGTCGACATCGCGCCGGCCAGCGACGCGAGTCTGCGTACGCTGCTGGCCGGCGGCCTGGCCGTGCCCGACGTCCACCAGCGGGACTTCGTCCTCGGCAACATCAAAGCCCGGCAGCGGATGATCGCCCAGTACGCCGTCGCCGGCGCGCTCGGCGGGCTGGTCGTCGGCACCGACCACGCCGCCGAGGCGGTCACCGGATTCTTCACCAAACACGGCGACGGCGCCGCCGACGTCGTACCGCTCGCGGGCCTGACCAAGCGGCGCGTACGCGCGATCGCCCGCGCGCTCGGCGCACCGGACGCGTTGGTCCGCAAGACGCCCACCGCCGACCTCGAGTCCCTCCGCCCCGGCAAACCCGACGAGCAGGTGTTCGGCTTCACCTACGACGACATCGACGACTTTCTCGAAGGCGGAGCCGTCGACGAGGTCGTCTCGCGGGCGATCCTCGACCGCTACCGGGCGACCGTTCACAAGCGGCACCTGCCGCTACCACCCGGCAACGGTTCGACCTGA
- a CDS encoding DUF72 domain-containing protein translates to MWTHKAWQGRLLAHPLSAHERLRHYAGWCNAVEGNTTFYATPARETVASWAQQTDPAFRFVIKLPKVITHERRLADVDQPLHAFLDAIAPLGPRAHALWIQLPGSFAPTDVPVLAGFLRRLPTSHRYAVEVRHPAFFDDPRATRLLEGALTAATAEWIPFDTTAFFRSPPTSDAERDAWAKKPRMPLRSRALTDRPIVRYLGRDATAPTVEGWQHWVDVTAEWLREGRSPTVFIHTPDNADAPVLARRFHDDVRARVPELAALPEPIPVEPLTLF, encoded by the coding sequence ATGTGGACCCACAAGGCGTGGCAGGGGCGCCTGCTCGCACATCCGCTGTCGGCACACGAGCGCCTGCGGCACTACGCCGGCTGGTGCAACGCCGTCGAGGGAAACACCACCTTCTACGCGACCCCGGCGCGAGAGACCGTGGCGTCGTGGGCGCAGCAGACCGATCCGGCCTTCCGCTTCGTGATCAAGTTACCCAAGGTGATCACCCACGAACGCCGGCTCGCCGACGTCGACCAGCCGCTCCACGCGTTCCTCGACGCGATCGCGCCGCTGGGACCGCGCGCCCACGCGCTCTGGATCCAGCTGCCGGGATCCTTCGCCCCGACCGACGTCCCGGTGCTCGCCGGCTTCCTGCGCCGGCTCCCCACGTCCCACCGGTACGCCGTGGAGGTCCGCCACCCCGCGTTCTTCGACGACCCCCGCGCGACGCGACTCCTCGAAGGCGCACTCACCGCCGCGACCGCCGAATGGATCCCGTTCGACACCACCGCCTTCTTCCGAAGCCCGCCGACCAGCGACGCCGAACGGGACGCCTGGGCCAAGAAGCCGCGGATGCCACTGCGGTCGCGCGCCCTGACCGACCGGCCGATCGTCCGCTACCTCGGCCGCGACGCCACCGCGCCGACCGTCGAGGGCTGGCAGCACTGGGTGGACGTCACGGCCGAATGGCTACGCGAGGGCCGCTCGCCGACCGTGTTCATCCACACCCCCGACAACGCCGACGCGCCGGTGCTCGCGCGCCGCTTCCACGACGACGTACGGGCGCGGGTGCCCGAGCTCGCGGCACTGCCCGAGCCGATACCCGTCGAACCCTTGACCCTCTTCTGA